The genomic interval CGCTACTGCAATATGACCCGGCGGACCGTTACTTCGAAACAGTCGACGGGACATTGGTGTTCACCGCCGACTCCGGGGTGCCGCTGATCCGCTACCACCTCGCCGACGACGGGGGAGTGCTGCCCTATGCCGAGTTGATGGACCTGTGCCGAGCGCGGGGCTTCGACCCCGGGGAAGGCCCGGAATTGCCGTTCGTCTACGTCTTCGGCCGGTCGCTGCACGCGGTCTCGGTGTTCGGCGCCAACGTCTTCCCCGAAACCGTCGCGCTCGGTCTGGAGCAACCCGGCCTCTGCGATTGGGTGACCGGCAAATTCGTCCTCGAAGCCTGGGAGGACGCGGACCGCAACCGGCTGCTGCGCATCACCGTCGAGCTCGCGCCCGAGGCGGCCAATACCGCGGCGCGCACCCGGCTGGTGGCCGAGTCGGTGCGCGCGGAGTTGCTGCGCCACAACAGCGAATACGCCAACTATGTGCCGCCGGAACGGCAGCTGCCGCATGTGGAGCTGCGGCCCGCGGGCGACCCCGACTATTTCCCGGCCGGGGTCAAGCACCGCTACACCCGTTGACGCCGGACTTTCCGGTGCGGCCGGTCCTGCGCTCAGGGATACCCGGAAAAGTGGCGGGTCGTCAGCAATCGTCGCTCGGGGACGAGGTCCACAGGACTGTCGACTCGGCCGGGCTGTGCCAGCTCACCTCCCGTGGGCCGGTCGCCTCCAGGGCATCGCCCATATCGAGCCGATAGTCCGTTCCGTCGACCCGGACGGCGAGGGCACCGGACACCACGTAGAGGAACAGATTGCGGTCGTCCAGTTCGACCGGGCAGGTGCCTCGCTCGTCCGGACGCGCGGTGACGACGCTGCCGCGCAGCCGCAACCGCGCGTGCGCGATCTCGACCGTGCCCGGCTGGTCGGGCAGCAGGGCACGGCGGGCCGGCGCCTGCCCCAGATGTCCCACCACGTCGGGAATGCTGACGCCCAGCGCCGCGGTGATCGCGGCCAAGGTGTGCAGCGAGGGCTGATTGATGTCCTTCTCGACCGCGGACAGGTAGGAGACCGAGACGCCACACGAGCGGGAGAGCGCCGTGAGCGTGAGCCCACGGTCCTGCCGGATTTGCCGAAGCCGATCACCCACCCGAACGATCGGCGAGTTCGCGCCGACGTCGGATCCGGTCACAGGACCGGCGGGGTGAGGACCCACAGGATCACCGCGGGCTCGCCGGAGGTCACCTCGAGCCGGTGCCCGGGGCGGCACGCGTAATGCAGCGTCTCACCGCGTCCGAGTCGATGCCCCGTGGCGCCGACCCGGACTTCGACCTCGCCGTCGAGCACCAGCAGGATTCGCTCGCCGCGGCCGGAGTAGGACCGTGGTGACCCCGCCGGGCCGATCCGGCCGAGCAGGCCGGTACTGGTCGAGTCGGCCGAGCTCGCCGACACGACGGTGTAGTTCTCGCCGCCGCGCGCCAGGTGGGTGCGGGACTTCTCGCTCGCGCGGTACACATGCACGCTCGGTCGCGGCGCGGGCGGGAAGAATGCCGACATGTCCGTCTCCAGCGCTGTCGCCAGGGTCGCCAGTGTGCGCAAGCTCGGTGTGGTGACCCCGTTCTCGACGTTGGAAAGATAGCCATCGGTCAATCCGGCGCGCTCGGCCAGCGCGGCCAGCGTCATATTCCGTGTGCGGCGCAGGTTGCGGAGTCCTCTGCTCACCCCATCCACAACCGTATCCATGTGTACTCCTTGCCTAGATCTCATGGAAACCTAGCCGGTTCACCCTCCCGTTGCTAGAGATACATTCACCGGTGGCGTCGCAGGTGGCGATAGTTGTCGGCGTATTCGCGGCGCCCCGGGCCCGCCCCGAGTGATTGTGTGCGCTGTGATCAGTTGCGCACGATGCGCTTTCGGAATGCCGCTCGAGGTCGATTTCCGAATCCTTTACACAACAACGAGATCGCCGAATGGTAGCGGCGACGCAGCGGCAAAACAGTGCCTTGACGGCTGGAAAGCGGCGGCGGTAGCTTCCTGTGCCAGAAAGCAATTCCTCCCATCACAGGAACTGGGGGCAGGATGAATCTTCATGAGGTCGAACCCGGCCGCTTTCGCGAGGACGTGGGTTTGCGCTACGACGACTACATCGTCGGCCACGTCTTCGAACACCGTCCGGGCCGGACGATCACCACGACAGACAACATTTGGAGCTCGCTGCTGTGCCTCAATCAGCACCCGCTGCATATCGACGCGGTGTACGCGTCGGAAACTCCGTTCAAACAACTGCTGGTCTCGAGCCTGGTGACATTCGGGATCGTGAACGGAATGACGGTCAAGACCATCAGCCAGCAAGCCGTGGCGAATCTGGGCTGGGACAAAGTCCGGCTCACCGCACCGGTTTTCGTCGGCGACACGCTGTACGCGGAAACCGAGATCCTCGCCAAACGACCGTCGGCCTCGCGGCCCGGTGAGGGCATCGTCTCGGTCCACACGGTGGGACGCAATCAAGACGGAGTCCAGGTCATCGAGTTCGACCGCACGCTGCTCGCGGCCATGCGGGAGACGCGCGCATGAATATCGACCCGTGCATGTTCTATGTTCCGGCCTACCGCGCGCACACCCTGCTGAAGACGGTGCCCCGGCACTCCATCGACCTGGTGCTCGACCTCGAGGATTCGGTGCCGAAGCAGGCCAAGCCGGCGGCCCGCGCGCGCTTGGCCGACATCGACTTGACGACGACCGGCTTGCCCGGAATCACGTTGCGTATCAACAGCATCGAGACGCCCGACGGGCTGGCCGACATCCAGGCGCTGCTGGCGCTCGGTGGCGAGGTCGGCGGGCTGCCGGTGCGTCTGGTGCTGGTGCCCAAGATCGTCGCTGGGCGCGATGTGGCCATGTATCGGTCGCTGTTGTCCGCGCTGGACGATCCGCCGGAGATCGGCGCCATCATCGAGACCGTGGACGCGGTCGAGAACGTCTTCGACATCGCGGCCGCGAGCAACGGACTGTGTTTCGGACCCGCCGATCTGGTCGCGGAGTTGTGGGCGCCGGACGAGTCCTACCTGGCGCACGCGCGGGCCCGGATGTGCAGTGCCGCTTCACGATACGGCCTGCCCGTGGTTGACGGAAATTCCTTCGAATTGTGGGATGTCGAGCTGATCCGGGCACAGAGCGAGGCCGCCAAACAATGCGGTTTCACCGGGAAAGCCGCCATTCATCCGAGGCAGGTCGACCCGATCGTGCGCACCTTCGCCGTCGATCCCGCCGAACTGGATCGGTACCGCCAGATCATCAAGGACTACGAGGCCGACGCGGCGGGCTTCACCGTCACCAAAGAGCGGGTGGTTGCCCCGCCGTTCGTGCTGAAGGCGCGCCGCATGCTCGCGCTGTACGACGGCCACCCGCGCCCGGTCCGCTGACCGGTTACCACACCAACCATGGAGGAACGATGAGCATTTCGATGACCGATATCGTGCGGCAATCCTGGGTCGATATCAGCGAGTACGACGTGGAACCGGTCGACGGGAAATTCACCACCGTGCCCGGGGAATTGACGGCACGGCTGGTATCGCTGGTCGCCGACGGAGCGGGCCTCGCGGTGTGTCGTGGCGCGCGCGAGTTGCTGACCGCACACGGAATGGATGTGCACGACGAGGCCGACGCGATGGTCATGCGCGACTATTTCGAGGAGATATTCCGGGCGTTCACCGAGTCCGTCGATCTGTCCGCGCACACGCCCGTGGTCATGGGTTACGAGAAAGTCATCGGCATGGACCTGGACGGGTTCAACAAGAATGTCGCGTTCACCATGAATGCCGATCACACCGAATCACGGGAGTTTTTGAGCACCAAATGCGTGCACTTCGATTCGGCCACGGTTTTCATCGGAAATGTCTACGGGCCCAATACGAATATCACCGGTGGTCTGCCGATCGTCTGCGACACCAGGGAATACTGCCGCCGACACGGCATCGACCCGGCGGACCTGGTCGAGTTGATGCCGCACAGCTACAACGTGGCGGTCAAACAGCAGTACGCGCAGGAGATCCTGGCCGAGCACGCGGCCGTGGTGGACGCCGATCTGATCGACGACATGATCATGGTGGTGCTGAACAACGAGGTCTCCGGCGGGCTGGCGCACGCGGGTTCCGCGCCGCGCCTGACCGACCCGGCCGAGCCCGGCAAGCGCCCGCTGCGCCATATCGAATTGCAGTTCACCGACGACAGCAACTTGACCAACTGGTACAGCCACTATCGCCTGGCGATGCCGGAGGTGAAAGTCACGGTGCCGGACGCGCACACGCCGGATCACGAGCGCTATCACGTCGGCGTGGACGCCCGCGTCGGCGTGCGGCCCACGGCCGGCGACTGATGCAGGTCGCCGGCAATCGGACCGGGGACACCACCGCGGTGATGGGGCCGCACCGGTTCCGGAACAACCAGCGGATGGTCCCGGCGAGTGAGTCCGCGTGGCGACTCGCGCAGGACAACGGCATGCTCGGCATCCGGGTCGACGCCACCGGCGGTCAGAATCGGTTGCGCGACATGCGCACCGGGCACGAGTTCGTCAATCTCGCCTCCTGTTCCTACCTGGGGCTGAACAGTCATCCGGCGGTCCTCGAGGCCGGAATCGAGGCGCTGCGCACCGAGCAGGTGACCGGCTTGGCGATGGCCGAGTGCCGAATTCGGCTGGCGTCGATGGTCGAGTTGGAAGACGAGTTGTCGGCACTGTTCGACGCGCGGGTGGTGCCGTCGATTTCCTGCGGGGTCCTCAGCGCCGCGGTGCTGCCGATGCTGGCGTCCGGCCACCTGACCGGCACCGAGCCGATGGTGGTGGTCTTCGACCGGTTCGCGCACTTCTCGATGAACTTCGTGAAGCCGATCGTGGCGGACGAGGCGCTCGTGCTGACCTGCCCGCACAACGACATGCGGTTTCTCGAGGATGTCTGCCGGAAGTATCCGCGGGTGGCGTATGTGTGTGAGGGCGTCTATTCCACCGGGGGCCACGCCGACCTGGCGGGTATCAGATCGCTGCAGGACCGCTACGGGATGTATGTCTACCTCGACGACTCGCACGGGTTGTCGACGCGAGGTACGAACGGCGCGGGCTTCGCCCGTTCGGTGCTCGGCGAACTCGACGATCGCACCATGATCGTCGCCTCGCTGGCCAAAGCGTTCGGCAGCACCGGCGGTATCGCGATGCTCGGCTCGTCGGGCCTCTTCGATTTCCTGTATCGGACCGGGCCGATGGGGTGGTCCCAAGGCTTGCGCACCGCCGCGATCGGGACGACGCGCGGCAGCATCGCCGTTCACCGCAGCGCGGAACTCGCTGTGCGCCAACGTCGTTTGCGGGAGAACATCGACATCTTCGAGCGGCGGATGGCTGGCCGCGAGGTTCGGGGCGCCGGATCGCACATCAAGTTCGTCACCGTCGGCGACAACGACCGCGCGGTCCGGCTGTCCACCGAACTGTACCGGCGCGGTTACTACTGCTCGGCGATGTTCTTTCCCATTGTGGCGCGCGGGCAGGCCGGTCTCCGGATGATGTTGCGCGGCGATATGACCGCGGCGCTGACCGAGGACTTCGTCACCGTGCTCACCGACGTGCTGGACGAGTTCTCGTGACCGCCGTGGCTGCTCCGGTCACGCCGGAACTGATACGGACAGTGGCTGTTTCGATCCGGGACGCACTGCGCGACGGTGTGGTCGCGCGCATGCTGGTGCCGCCGCGCGAGACCGTGTCGGACGAGGCGGGCACGAAGTTCATCTCGATGCCCGCGATCTCGCCCGATTTCGACCTGTACATCAACAAGGTCGCGACGATCGCGCCGGGCAGCGCGGGAGGGAGCACCGTCACCGCTGTGGTCCCGATGTTCGCCGCCTCCAGTGGACGGTATCTGGGCACCCTGGACGGCGCCGAGGTCACCAACCTGAAATGCGCCGCGGTGACGGCCCTGGTGACCGACGTGTGCGCCGCCCCGGGGAGCCGGGTGCTGGGGATTCTCGGCGCGGGGGTGCAGGCTCGCCAGCAGTTTCTCGGGGTGTCGGCGGTGCGTGATCTCGCCGAAGTCCGGATCTACTCCCGCGATCCGGGTCGCGCGGCGATGTTCGCGGCGGAGGTGGCCGCGGTGGCCGCGGTGGAGGTCGTGGTCTGTGAATCCGCCGAGCAGGTCAGCCATGGTGTCGATGTGCTCTCGACCGCGACCACTTCGACCGTGCCGCTGCCGATTTCGGCGCGGTTGCCCGCCCACGCGCACATCAACTGCATGGGCGCGCACACCACGGAGTCCCGTGAGGTGCCGGCCGAGCTGCTGTCGGCCGGCGTCCTGATCGTCGAGGAGTTGCGCACGGCTGTCGCCGAGGCGGGTGAAAGTCACGCCGGGGCAATCGAACTCGGTCTGCTGGTCACCGCCCAGGCCGCTGATCTGTGGCGCGGGCGAACAGTCTTCGCGTCTACCGGATGCGCCTATCTCGACCTGATCACCTGCGCCCAGCTGGTCGGCCGACGCACGGGTACCCACGTTTCGGAACAGGAGGTCGAGCAATGAATACCGTTGGGCAGGAAGCTGTCTCGGCAGCGATCGAGGAGGAGTTCGACGTTTGCGTCGCGCGGATGAACATAGTGGTGCCCGCCGAGTGGAAGGGCGGTGTGCTTCGCGGGTACCAGGGGTTGCGGGACATGGCCGCGCGCTTGCGAGAGGAGTTCCCGGATGACTGAGGCGACCGTGCGCCCCGGCGCGCTGCACGAACTCTCCATTCCCGAGGCCGGGCGGTTGCTGCGGGCCGGTGAACTCGCCTCGGTCGACCTCACGCGCGCCGCCCTCGACCGGATCGCCCGGCTCGATCCGGCATTGCATTCGTTCATCCGGGTCACCGAGGAGAGCGCGGTGCGGCGGGCCCGCGCGGCGGACCGCGATCTGCGGGGCGGTGTCGATCGTGGTCCGATGCACGGGATTCCGTACGCCTTGAAGGACATCTTCGACGCGGAAGGTGTGCCGACCACCAACGCCTCCTGGCTGTGCGCCGGCCACGTGGCCGAGGCGGACAGCACGATCGAGGCGCGGTTGCGTGCCGGGGGAGCGGTGGGGCTCGGCAAGCTGACCACCTTCGAATTCGCGCTCGGCGGACCGAGTTTCGAGTTGCCCTTTCTGCCCGCCCGGAATCCGTGGAGCGCGGCGCACATTCCGAGCGGGTCGTCCTCCGGCGCCGGGGCGGCGGTCGCGGCGGGGTTGGTGCGGGCCGCCGTCGCCTCCGACACCACGGGGTCCATCCGCGGCCCGGCCTTCCACTGCGGGACGGTCGGGCTCAAGCCGACCTACGGCCGGGTGTCCGGCCATGGCGCCCGGGCGCTTTCGCACACCTTGGACCACTTCGGCACCCTGAGCTGGACGGTCGCGGATACGGCCGCGCTGTTGCAGGTGCTGGCCGGTGCGGATCCGCGTGACTCGCGCACCGCCGGAACCCCGCCGCCGAACTACCTGGGCGTGCTGGATCGCGGCGTCGCCGGACTGCGGATAGCCACCGCGCCCGGCTGGTACGCCGACGATCCCGCGACGCTGCCGGAGATCCACTCCGGTGTCGCGCGAGCGCTCGGCCTGCTCGACGATCTCGGCGCGCGCGTCACCGAGGTCACTTTGCCGCCGTACGACCTGTTCAACGCATGCGGCCGCATCATCTTCGCCGCGGAGGCGTTCGCCAACTACGAGAACCTGCTGCGCCGGCACCCGAAGTCCTTCGCCCGCTACACCTATCAGCGGATGATGCCCGGGGCAGGCGTCGCGGCGGCCGACCTGCTGCGGGCCTACCGGGCGCGCGAGCGGCTCACCCGGGCACTCGACGAGATCGTGTTCGGCCACAATGACGTGCTGGTGATGGCGTCCGGACAGACCACGGCCGCCCGATGGGAGGATTTCCCCGCCGATTGGCCGCCGCCCCGGCTGGTCAACGACATGTTCGCCATTCCGTTCAATGTCACCGGCCACCCGGCGGTGCAGCTCCCGATCGGGTTCGCCGCCAACGGGTTACCCATCGGCCTGCACATCATCGGGCGCGCCTTCGACGAGGCGACGGTGTTCCGGGTGGCGGCGGCGCTGGAAACCGAACTCGCACAGCGGCATCGGCGGCCCCCGGAACCGGATCCGGGATCATGACGAGACGTTTCCGCTTCAGTGCGCGCGCCGCCATCGGTCCGGCCAGTGTGCGGGAGATCCAGGAGACCGCGCGTTTCGCGGAGTCGGCGGGTTTCGACACGATCGTGTTCCCTGATCACTTGGACATGCAATACGCCCCTCTTCCCCTGCTGACCGCGGCGGCGCTGGCGACCGAGCGCATCGGGGTCTGCCCCTACGTGCTCAATGTCGATCTCCGTCATCCCGCGGTGCTGGCGCAGGAGCTGGCCACGCTGGACCTGTTGTCGGAGGGTCGCCTGGAAATCGGGCTCGGCGCCGGCTGGAATCGCCAGGAATACCTGGCGACCGGCCTCACCTTCGCTCCGGTCGGTGTGCGGGTGTCCCGGGTGCGGGAAGCGGTCGAGGTCATCCGGGGCTGCTTCGCGGACGAGCGGTTCTCCTATGCCGGAGCGCATTTCACGATCCGTGAGCACGACGGCCTGCCCAAACCGGCCCGGCGGCCGCCGTTCCTGCTGGGCGGGGGTGGCAGGCGAATGCTGACCACGGCCGGGCAATTCGCCGACATCGTCGGGCTGGCGCCGCGAATCACGCCGAATCAGTCCGGTGGCATGTTCGCCGACCCCGCCAGTATCACGCTCGCGGCCACGGTGGAGAAGCTCGGCTGGGTGCGCGCTGCCGCCGGTGATCGGTTCGACAGTCTGGAACTGTCGACCTACGCCTCGGCCACCCATCCCGCGGCCGCGCCGGTGACCGTGACCGGCCACGCGCTCGCCGAGGCCCGGCGCCGGCTCGACGACATTCGCGCGCGGACCGGCGCGGAACTGACGGTGCGGGACTACCTCGACTCCCCGCATGTGTGGATCGGCACGATCGACCAACTGGCCGACAAGTGCCTGACGCTGCGAGAGCAGCTGGGTATCAGCCACTTCATGCTCGGCGCGCCGCGGGTCAGTGCCGCCATCGTCGAGCGGTTGGCCGGACAGTAGCGCCGGAATGAGCCTGCTGCGCGGCGTCGACCGGGACGGCAGCGCTGTCCGCGTAGATCGGAGGCGATCCTCCGCGCGCCACCAGTGCGCGGTGCTGTACTTCCTGTTCTTCGTGATGGGCACCGAGGGCTTCCTGATGCCACCGATTTTGCCGGCCCTCGCCGCGGATCTGGACATCTCCATCGCACTGGCGGCGGCGACGTCGACCGCGTTCGTGGTGACCTACGCGGTATTCGGGCCGCCGCTGGGTGTGCTGTCGGATATCAGGCCGAAACGACAACCGGTCCTGGCCGGCATGGCGCTGTTCGCGATCAGCAATATCGGTGTCGGCTTGGCGCAGAATTTCCCCCAGATGCTGCTCGCGCGCACTCTGATGGGATTCGCCGCCGCGGTCGCACTCCCGGCCGCGTGGGCGCACCTGTCCGATATCTGCCCGCCGCCGCGCCGGGGACGCGCGATCACCAACGGATTCGCGGTCTACGGTTTCGGGCAGGTCGTCGGTGTTCCCCTGGGGGCGTTCGCCACCCAGGTGTTCGGATGGCGCTTGCCTTATCTGGCGATCGGCGTCGGGTTCGTGGCGGTGCTCGGGTGGGCCGTGCGGACGATCGATACCCGCGCGCCGCGCGAGACCGCGGTCCGCTGGTCGAATATGGTGCGGCCGTTGGCCGTTCCGGTGGTGTGCCTGGCACTGGCCGCGACTTTCGCCGTGCAGGCCGGGCGGCTCGGCGCGTTCACCTACGTCGGTGCGCTGCTGGAGTCACGCTTCGGTTTCGACGTGGCCGCGCGCGGGCTCGTCGGCGCCCTTGTCGGCGTCACCGTCATCGTGGGATCGTTGCTCAGCGGCGCCCTGGTCGACCGGCAGCGCCGCGGTGGCCACCACGAGGGCTGGATCACCGTGGCCGGCGCACTGTTCTTCGCCGCCGCGGTCGCTCTCGCGGCCGGCACCACGACGCTCTGGATATTCGTGCTCGCCTTGACGATGTGGTGTCTCGCCGGCGGTCTCAGTTACTCGGCGCAACAGGCCTATCTCGCGGACGTCCGCCCCGCCGCCCGCACCACCGTGGTGGCCTGGCACAGCACCGTGATGAATGTCGGACACGCGGCGGGCAACACCGCCCTCGGCAGCGTCGCGATCGGCGGCACCGCCTTCGCCGCGATCGCCGCGGGTTTCGGCGTACTGGGCGCGGCCCTCGCGGTCGCGGTCGTGCTGCTGCACCGCCTCCGGCGACCCGGCGATCGTTAACCCGATATTCGCGCAGTTCCGAAGTGCGGGCTAAATCCCGCGATATGAGCCGTTCGAACCCTACGCTGACGATATGTAGCAATTGTCCAGGCAGTTCGGCTTTACGAGAGAGGAACTTGCATATGTCCCACTCCGCACCCGAACCCGAGTATCCGACGCGGCAGGCGATCGCCATGGGTACCTCCATCGGCGCCGCGATCCTGCTGTTCACTGTCGGTTTGCTCAATCTGCTCCAGGGCATTTCCGCCGTGGCCGAGGACAATGTCTTCGTCGTCGGCCCGGAGTACGCCTACAAGTTCGATCTCACGACGTGGGGCTGGATTCACGTCGTGGTCGGGATTCTGCTGCTCGTCTGCTCTTTCGGGCTCGCGACCGGAACGACCTGGGGCAAGGTCGCCGCGATCACGCTCGCGGCGGTCTCGATCGTGACGAACTTCCTCGCCCTGCCCTACTATCCGGCCTGGTCGATCCTGATCATCGCACTGGATGTGGTCGTCATCTGGGCGGTCAGCACCTGGATGACAGCGACCGAGTGACCGGGCCGACTCGCTGAGTCGCGCGAATGATCGCCGCGGCGGCCGCCATGGCCGCCGCGGCGATCAGCGCGGTAGCCGTCCAGCCGAACCAGTCGACCGCGGCCGCGCCGAATGCGGTGCCGAGGCTGCCGCCGACGAAGTAGACCAGCATGTAGGCGCTGTTGAACCGTGCTGGAGCCGCCGGATCGATCGCCAGCACCGTGCTCTGATTCGCGACCTGCGCGGCGAAGAGGCCCGCGTCGAAGAGCGCGAGACAGCACAGTGTGACCGGAGTGCTGCCGAGCGCGCAGGCGGCGACGATCGCGGACGCGCCCGCCAGCCCGAGTCCGAGCAGGATGACGCGCCGGGCTCCCACCCGATCGGTCCACGTCCCGGCGATCTGCGTCGCCAGCAGCCCCGAGAGTCCGGCCAGGGCGTACAGGCCGATGCGCTCGGCCGAGTACGAGAACGGCGGTTCGGCGAGTGCGACCGCGAGCCCCGCCCACACGGCGCAGAACGCGAAGAACCACAAGGCTCCCGCACAAGCCGCGACCCGAAGAGCGCTATGGCGCATCAGCAATTGGGGCAGCGAGCGCAGGGTCGCGAGGTAACCGCGCGCGGTCGTACCCCGACTGGCCGGTAGCGCTACCAGGCACCATCCGCCGATCACCGCACTGGCGGC from Nocardia goodfellowii carries:
- a CDS encoding MaoC family dehydratase, encoding MNLHEVEPGRFREDVGLRYDDYIVGHVFEHRPGRTITTTDNIWSSLLCLNQHPLHIDAVYASETPFKQLLVSSLVTFGIVNGMTVKTISQQAVANLGWDKVRLTAPVFVGDTLYAETEILAKRPSASRPGEGIVSVHTVGRNQDGVQVIEFDRTLLAAMRETRA
- a CDS encoding TIGR03621 family F420-dependent LLM class oxidoreductase, giving the protein MTRRFRFSARAAIGPASVREIQETARFAESAGFDTIVFPDHLDMQYAPLPLLTAAALATERIGVCPYVLNVDLRHPAVLAQELATLDLLSEGRLEIGLGAGWNRQEYLATGLTFAPVGVRVSRVREAVEVIRGCFADERFSYAGAHFTIREHDGLPKPARRPPFLLGGGGRRMLTTAGQFADIVGLAPRITPNQSGGMFADPASITLAATVEKLGWVRAAAGDRFDSLELSTYASATHPAAAPVTVTGHALAEARRRLDDIRARTGAELTVRDYLDSPHVWIGTIDQLADKCLTLREQLGISHFMLGAPRVSAAIVERLAGQ
- a CDS encoding DUF7144 family membrane protein; this translates as MSHSAPEPEYPTRQAIAMGTSIGAAILLFTVGLLNLLQGISAVAEDNVFVVGPEYAYKFDLTTWGWIHVVVGILLLVCSFGLATGTTWGKVAAITLAAVSIVTNFLALPYYPAWSILIIALDVVVIWAVSTWMTATE
- a CDS encoding helix-turn-helix domain-containing protein; its protein translation is MDTVVDGVSRGLRNLRRTRNMTLAALAERAGLTDGYLSNVENGVTTPSLRTLATLATALETDMSAFFPPAPRPSVHVYRASEKSRTHLARGGENYTVVSASSADSTSTGLLGRIGPAGSPRSYSGRGERILLVLDGEVEVRVGATGHRLGRGETLHYACRPGHRLEVTSGEPAVILWVLTPPVL
- a CDS encoding XRE family transcriptional regulator, producing MGDRLRQIRQDRGLTLTALSRSCGVSVSYLSAVEKDINQPSLHTLAAITAALGVSIPDVVGHLGQAPARRALLPDQPGTVEIAHARLRLRGSVVTARPDERGTCPVELDDRNLFLYVVSGALAVRVDGTDYRLDMGDALEATGPREVSWHSPAESTVLWTSSPSDDC
- a CDS encoding MFS transporter → MSLLRGVDRDGSAVRVDRRRSSARHQCAVLYFLFFVMGTEGFLMPPILPALAADLDISIALAAATSTAFVVTYAVFGPPLGVLSDIRPKRQPVLAGMALFAISNIGVGLAQNFPQMLLARTLMGFAAAVALPAAWAHLSDICPPPRRGRAITNGFAVYGFGQVVGVPLGAFATQVFGWRLPYLAIGVGFVAVLGWAVRTIDTRAPRETAVRWSNMVRPLAVPVVCLALAATFAVQAGRLGAFTYVGALLESRFGFDVAARGLVGALVGVTVIVGSLLSGALVDRQRRGGHHEGWITVAGALFFAAAVALAAGTTTLWIFVLALTMWCLAGGLSYSAQQAYLADVRPAARTTVVAWHSTVMNVGHAAGNTALGSVAIGGTAFAAIAAGFGVLGAALAVAVVLLHRLRRPGDR
- a CDS encoding aminotransferase class I/II-fold pyridoxal phosphate-dependent enzyme, with protein sequence MQVAGNRTGDTTAVMGPHRFRNNQRMVPASESAWRLAQDNGMLGIRVDATGGQNRLRDMRTGHEFVNLASCSYLGLNSHPAVLEAGIEALRTEQVTGLAMAECRIRLASMVELEDELSALFDARVVPSISCGVLSAAVLPMLASGHLTGTEPMVVVFDRFAHFSMNFVKPIVADEALVLTCPHNDMRFLEDVCRKYPRVAYVCEGVYSTGGHADLAGIRSLQDRYGMYVYLDDSHGLSTRGTNGAGFARSVLGELDDRTMIVASLAKAFGSTGGIAMLGSSGLFDFLYRTGPMGWSQGLRTAAIGTTRGSIAVHRSAELAVRQRRLRENIDIFERRMAGREVRGAGSHIKFVTVGDNDRAVRLSTELYRRGYYCSAMFFPIVARGQAGLRMMLRGDMTAALTEDFVTVLTDVLDEFS
- a CDS encoding HpcH/HpaI aldolase/citrate lyase family protein; the protein is MNIDPCMFYVPAYRAHTLLKTVPRHSIDLVLDLEDSVPKQAKPAARARLADIDLTTTGLPGITLRINSIETPDGLADIQALLALGGEVGGLPVRLVLVPKIVAGRDVAMYRSLLSALDDPPEIGAIIETVDAVENVFDIAAASNGLCFGPADLVAELWAPDESYLAHARARMCSAASRYGLPVVDGNSFELWDVELIRAQSEAAKQCGFTGKAAIHPRQVDPIVRTFAVDPAELDRYRQIIKDYEADAAGFTVTKERVVAPPFVLKARRMLALYDGHPRPVR
- a CDS encoding MFS transporter, producing the protein MNADLATPAAPRLRGPVVLFMALAATLGTSTTYCLQPAIADVADTLGVQVTAVGFALACGPIGYMAGLGLLVPLVDRFAPDRVLAAQFAVLAIALASSAAIGGVWQLGLITAVIGACSAVGAGLSSVAGRLAHPDRRARTLGLVTAGISVGILAGRIIGGWLSDEIGWRGMLVVFAAASAVIGGWCLVALPASRGTTARGYLATLRSLPQLLMRHSALRVAACAGALWFFAFCAVWAGLAVALAEPPFSYSAERIGLYALAGLSGLLATQIAGTWTDRVGARRVILLGLGLAGASAIVAACALGSTPVTLCCLALFDAGLFAAQVANQSTVLAIDPAAPARFNSAYMLVYFVGGSLGTAFGAAAVDWFGWTATALIAAAAMAAAAAIIRATQRVGPVTRSLSSRC
- a CDS encoding amidase, encoding MTEATVRPGALHELSIPEAGRLLRAGELASVDLTRAALDRIARLDPALHSFIRVTEESAVRRARAADRDLRGGVDRGPMHGIPYALKDIFDAEGVPTTNASWLCAGHVAEADSTIEARLRAGGAVGLGKLTTFEFALGGPSFELPFLPARNPWSAAHIPSGSSSGAGAAVAAGLVRAAVASDTTGSIRGPAFHCGTVGLKPTYGRVSGHGARALSHTLDHFGTLSWTVADTAALLQVLAGADPRDSRTAGTPPPNYLGVLDRGVAGLRIATAPGWYADDPATLPEIHSGVARALGLLDDLGARVTEVTLPPYDLFNACGRIIFAAEAFANYENLLRRHPKSFARYTYQRMMPGAGVAAADLLRAYRARERLTRALDEIVFGHNDVLVMASGQTTAARWEDFPADWPPPRLVNDMFAIPFNVTGHPAVQLPIGFAANGLPIGLHIIGRAFDEATVFRVAAALETELAQRHRRPPEPDPGS
- a CDS encoding ornithine cyclodeaminase family protein, with the protein product MTAVAAPVTPELIRTVAVSIRDALRDGVVARMLVPPRETVSDEAGTKFISMPAISPDFDLYINKVATIAPGSAGGSTVTAVVPMFAASSGRYLGTLDGAEVTNLKCAAVTALVTDVCAAPGSRVLGILGAGVQARQQFLGVSAVRDLAEVRIYSRDPGRAAMFAAEVAAVAAVEVVVCESAEQVSHGVDVLSTATTSTVPLPISARLPAHAHINCMGAHTTESREVPAELLSAGVLIVEELRTAVAEAGESHAGAIELGLLVTAQAADLWRGRTVFASTGCAYLDLITCAQLVGRRTGTHVSEQEVEQ